One stretch of Limnohabitans sp. DNA includes these proteins:
- a CDS encoding CbiX/SirB N-terminal domain-containing protein codes for MTSCLHVNTGVVLFAHGSRDPLWRLPIDAVAQRMAQQWPQIPVAVAFLELTQPDLPTAVEEMMKQGLSHLRIVPMFLGVGRHAREDLPEMVKHLTLAHPQVAFELLPAIGEHPAMTDLLARIAAGQAAQYIDD; via the coding sequence ATGACTTCCTGCCTCCATGTAAACACCGGTGTTGTGTTGTTTGCCCACGGCTCACGGGACCCGCTTTGGCGGCTGCCGATCGACGCCGTGGCCCAACGCATGGCTCAGCAGTGGCCCCAGATCCCTGTGGCGGTCGCTTTTTTGGAGTTGACTCAACCGGACTTGCCCACCGCAGTCGAAGAAATGATGAAGCAGGGTTTGTCTCATCTGCGCATCGTGCCGATGTTTTTGGGCGTTGGTCGACATGCCCGCGAAGACCTGCCCGAGATGGTCAAGCACTTGACCCTGGCCCATCCCCAAGTGGCTTTCGAGTTGCTCCCCGCCATTGGTGAGCACCCTGCAATGACCGATCTCCTGGCCCGCATTGCTGCGGGCCAGGCGGCTCAATACATAGATGATTAA